The following is a genomic window from Planctomycetia bacterium.
GAGTCGATTCGATCGGCGATCTCGTTGCCGGCCGCGGCAAAGGCCACGATGACGACGAGGAAGACCGCCATGAAGGCGCGAACGCGATACCGACTGGACCAGGCCATTCCGGCGAGGACGAAACCAAAGGCCACGAATCCGGCACGGGAACGCGAACCGATGATGCCAAGGCAGATGAGCACCGAGCAGATCATGAGGAGATTTCGCCATTTCGCGCGGCGAAGCGACATGCCGAAGTAGAAGACCATCGGCAGCACCATGGCGCTGGTGAGGGCGAAGAGGTTGTTGTCGTATGTTTTTCCGTAGACCTGGTGCGGGCCTAGGGCGATGACCTTGAGGCCTCCCTTGATCGCCCAGAAGCCCACCGAGAGGGCGACCACGATGTAGAGGACGCGGAGCCTGCGATAGTCCGAGGCCATGCCGGTGACGAGGGCCATCACGATGAGCATCTTGAGGAGCCCGCGGTACTGATACGACGTGTGGGCGAGGGAATGCGGCACCAGGATCCGGGTGACCGAGATGTAGACAAAGAGCAGCGCGCAGGTCAGCAGCAACCAGGAGGGTTCGATCAGCGAGCTCTGGACAACTCGTTCGGTGAGGCCGACGACTTTGCCGGAGAGAACTTCCTTGCGCGGACTGACCTGCTTGCGCCGGATGCCGATCAATATGGCCCCGACGATGAGCGGAACGCCGACGAGCATGGCGTCCTGAAAATCGGGATGCCAGCAGAGCAGCTTCGGCTGAAGGAGCGAGACGACGTAATAGATGCAGAGCCCGAAGAACGGCCGCAGCATGACCAGCGGCAGGATGGCCAAGAGCATCATCACGTAGAGGGTAAAGCGCATGTTCGCATTCCGATGGACTGGGAAAGACGGCCGGACTCGAGCGCAGAAGCTCGTATTATCGCGGCGTCCTGCCCACCACCTCCATCG
Proteins encoded in this region:
- a CDS encoding O-antigen ligase family protein encodes the protein MRFTLYVMMLLAILPLVMLRPFFGLCIYYVVSLLQPKLLCWHPDFQDAMLVGVPLIVGAILIGIRRKQVSPRKEVLSGKVVGLTERVVQSSLIEPSWLLLTCALLFVYISVTRILVPHSLAHTSYQYRGLLKMLIVMALVTGMASDYRRLRVLYIVVALSVGFWAIKGGLKVIALGPHQVYGKTYDNNLFALTSAMVLPMVFYFGMSLRRAKWRNLLMICSVLICLGIIGSRSRAGFVAFGFVLAGMAWSSRYRVRAFMAVFLVVIVAFAAAGNEIADRIDSIFAYQSDRSARSRFWTWEVARELVARNPVIGVGFANFEVAKESLDGGQKAAHNIYLQNLAELGFLGHPLWLLVVIGSLVSSYRFMRWSRRLPPDMRWAYYWSRGICLGISAFCIHGLFHNEEYLELMFVLVGLHIALRTATRRELEMRKLQSLLPDNPRLDKAQTAPLPQPMHPSQLFDPFPSAISSAS